Sequence from the Desulfofalx alkaliphila DSM 12257 genome:
ATTGCCCGTGACGACTTCCGCAAGGTAGAAATATTAGAACCGTCCAGTATGCAACTTTCAAAGTATGAAATTGAAAGACTGCTATTCAGAGTTTCACAAGAAATGAGAAACTACCGGGATTATTTAGAACGTAAATATAATAACCGTTAAAGGGATAGGCATAAAGTGGCATATTAACGCATATATAACAACGAACACACCTGGCAAGGGGGTTGTTATATGAAGCGTTATAAACGAACAAGCCTTATGGATTTAATTGAAAAGATTATTATCCGTTTAGTAATAGTAACTGCAGTCTTGCTGGTAGTGGCACAAACATTTGTACTTGATGACAATCCAATTACGGCGGTTATGGCCAATGTGGGATCCGACAAGGCCGGCTATAATGAAACAGCCCATTGGAGTGAACCGCGGATTACATTTTACTTGGAAAATTTTAGCTCGCTGCCACATTTATATGTGCTGGTTAACGGCAATAAGCTAGCTTCATTTACAGATCGTTACCTAACAATACCGGTTGAGCACGGCGATACCATAGAAATAGACGGCAGCTTTTATACCCACAGCATCCAGGTTAAGGTGCTGAACGTCACTGAAGATATACTAAGTCCTGCGGTTGACCATCAACTGAGTATTGAAAACAACATAGTAAAGGTAGATGGTGTCAGGCTGAATCGATAGTTGTCCATGGGTTGGCCATTATTGATTTTTGCTTAATGCTATAATATAATGGCCTCAGATTTTTAGCACTCCATGGGTAAGGGAGTGCATTTTAATTAGCAGGGGGTGAAGGACGGTATGAGTAGAGCTTACCTACAGGGAAGCAGAAAGGTAGCCCAGGTGGCTATCCACATGGCCCTTACCGAGTTTAGGGAGCAGGAGAAAGAGTATAAGGAAAAGTACATTAAAGAAGGCATTTATACCGCAGCCGTTGACTATGGCGGAGACTTTATTACATCAGTGCACAAAATAATTGAAAGGGCAGTGGTGGCTGCAAAACGTGAAGGGGTAATTAAAGAAGTTCATGCCGAAGAAGGGGCAGTTGCCGGTGCGACCAGGGAAGCCTTATCAATGATAATGCCTAAGGCAGTAGGTCTTAACGTGGGCGGTAAAATTGGTATCGCCCGTCAAAATGACCATGTGATAGTGGCAGTTTTCTTTGGAGTGGGCTTATTACACCTAGATGAAGTGGCCATTGGTATCGGTCACCGTGCAGTATCATGAGAAGAAGGATGGTAGTATGGGAGAAATGG
This genomic interval carries:
- a CDS encoding HutP family protein gives rise to the protein MSRAYLQGSRKVAQVAIHMALTEFREQEKEYKEKYIKEGIYTAAVDYGGDFITSVHKIIERAVVAAKREGVIKEVHAEEGAVAGATREALSMIMPKAVGLNVGGKIGIARQNDHVIVAVFFGVGLLHLDEVAIGIGHRAVS